From a single Tachypleus tridentatus isolate NWPU-2018 chromosome 6, ASM421037v1, whole genome shotgun sequence genomic region:
- the LOC143253151 gene encoding uncharacterized protein LOC143253151 yields the protein MASAYGETEAESVLTLCSEQCRVAPYQFKPTLNEPRTITFDTDLTNSSDKDSSTSESSETVSDTDSAQAGCESVIPPMEEWDGFRGVEPVRCRLRSVLSST from the exons atggccagtgcatacggagaaacagaggcggagtcagttttgactttgtgttctgaacaatgtcgagtagcgccatatcaattcaaacctactctgaacgaacctagaacaattacttttgacacagatctgacaaatTCTAGTGAtaaggacagttccacgagcgagagtagcgaaactgtgagtgatactgatagcgcccaagccggttgcgagtcggtcatacctccaatggaagaatg ggatggcttcagaggggtggaacctgtacgctgcaggctaagatcagtcctcagctctacatga